CCGGTGACGCGTCGGCGGTCCCATCGGGGGCGGGGGCGGCGGTAGGGGCAGCGGCGGGTTCGGGTGTGGGGGCGGCGAGGGCGTGGGGTGGTGGGCAGGTCAGCGCGGGGGTGGTGGCCGGGCCCGGGGGTGGGTCGGGGGTGGGGGGCGCGGCGGTCGAGGTGGTGGTGCCGGCGGTGCCGGTTGCGGATCTGGTCGGGCAGCAGGAGGCAGCGAAGCGGTTGGCGGAGTGGTTGAACCTGACGTTCAGCCACCCCGAGCTGCTGACCCGCCTGGGGGCCACGCCGCGGTTGGCGGCGCTGGTGAACGGGCCCGAAGGGGTCGGCAAGGCGACGTTCGTGCGAGCCGTGGCGGCAGGGGCCGGGGCGGCGGTGGTGGAGGTGGCGGCGCCGAGCATCGCCGTACTTGAGGCGAACGCGGCGGCGCAGCGGGTGGTGGACGCGTTGGCGCGGGCGCAGGAGCAGGCGCCGGCGGTGCTGTTGCTGACCGACGTGGAGGCGTTGTTGCCCGCGGCCTCGCCGCCGCCGGTGGCGACGGTGGTGCTGGACGCGTTGCGCCGTCGTCCCGACGGGGTGGCGTTGGTGGTCACCAGCGCCCACCCGGAGGCGGTCGACCCGCGGCTGCGGGTGCCGGAGCTGGTCGACCGGGAGCTGGTCCTGCCGCTGCCCGACGGCGGTGTGCGGACCGAGCTGCTGCGGGTCCTGCTGCGCGACGTGCCGGTCGAGTCCGATGTGGACCTCGGCGCGGTCGCGGACCGGACTCCCGGGTTCGTGGCGGCGGACCTGGTGGCGTTGCGGCGGGAGGCGGCGTTGCGGGCGGCGTTGCGGCAGCGTGACGTGGACGAGCCGCGGGTCGGGCAGGCGGACCTGGTGGGCGCGCTGGAGAGCGTTCGCCCGATCTCGATGTCCACTTCGGACACCTTGCGGACCGGTGGGCTGACGCTGGACGACGTCGGCGACATGACCGAGGTGAAGCAGGCCCTGACGGAGGCCGCGCTGTGGCCGTTGCAGTACCCGGATTCGTTCGCCCGGTTGGGTGTCGCGCCACCGCGTGGGTTGTTGCTCTACGGTCCGCCGGGGTGCGGGAAGACGTTCCTCGTCCGGGCGTTGGCGGGCACCGGGCGGTTGAACGTGCTGTCGGTCAAGGGCGCCGAGTTGATGGACAAGTTCGTCGGCGAGTCGGAGCGCGCGGTGCGCGAGTTGTTCCGGCGGGCGGCCGAGGCGGCGCCGGCGCTGGTGTTCCTGGACGAGGTGGACGCGTTGGCGCCGCGGCGCGGGCAGTCGTCGGACTCGGGCGTGTCGGACCGGGTGGTCGCGGCGTTGTTGACCGAGTTGGACGGGGTCGAGCCGTTGCGGGACGTGATCGTGCTGGGTGCGACGAACCGGCCGGAGCTGGTGGACCCGGCGTTGTTGCGGCCGGGGCGGTTGGAGCGGTTGGTGTACGTGCCGCCGCCGGACGCGGAGGCGCGGGCGGAGATCCTGCGCGCGTCGTCGCGGAACACGCCGTTGGGGTCGGACGTGGACCTGGGTTCGCTGGCCGAGGAGTTGGACGGGTACTCGGCGGCGGACTGCGCGGCGTTGATCCGGGAGGCGGCGTTGACGGCGATGCGGGAGTCGTTGTCGGCGGCGGAGGTGACGGGTGCTCACCTCGCGGCGGCGCGGGCGGCGGTCCGGCCGTCGTTGGACCCGGCGCAGCTGGCGACCCTGGCCGCTTACGCCAAGTCCCGCGAGCGGTAAGTCCCGCGAGCGTTCAGGCCCCGCGAACGGTGAGTTCGCGGGGCCTGAACGTTCGACTCGCGGGACGCGGAGGTTCGACTCGCCCGACGTGAGTGTTCGACTCGCGGGACGTGGGGGTTCGACTCGCGGGGGTCAGGAGGCTTTGCCGGAGGGGCCCTGGTAGTCGTTGGTGACGATGACGATGATGCCGGGTTGGGCGGACTCGATGCCGTTGAAGCGGGGTTCGACGCGGGCCTTGAGGATCCTGGCCAGTTCGGTGGCGGAGGCTTCCTCGTCGGTGCCGGGCCGGAAGTAGACGGTGGTGGTCGGGATGGTGCCCTGCGAGTAGTTGCCCTTCTCGGCGACCTGCCAGCCGGCGCGGAGGACGTCGTCGGACGCGCGGCCCGCCAGGCCCTGGGTGGTGCTGTTGTTGTAGATGCGCACCGAGGGCTTGGGGGCGGGGTCGACCGGCGGCGGGGGGACTTCGGCGTTGGTGCCGCCCGGGGTGGCGCCGGGGGTGCCGGTCGGGGTGCCGCCGGGGGTTTCGCCGGTGGTGGTGGGTGCGCCGGTGGTGGGCTGGGGCGTGTCCGAGGACGGGGCCGGGGTGGTGGTCTCGCCGGGCGGGACCGCGGTGGTCGGGCCGGCGGAGGCGGTGGAGGTGTCGGCCGGCGGGGTCGACTGGGCGGTGGACGGGTCGTCGCCGGGGCCGCCGGTGAACAGGCTGATCAGCCCGATCACCAGGGCGACGACGGCCACGCCGATCAGCGCGTAGCCCGCGGCGCGGGCCGGGTGGGCGGGGCCCGCGGGCTGTTCCGGGTTCGTCATCGGCGCTCGACGCCCAGCCTCTTGGCCGCGCGGGCGCGTTGCCTGCCGGAGCGGGACCTGCGCAGTCTCTTGATCAACATCGGATCGGCGGCCAACGCCTCTTCCTTCTCGATCAACGCGTTCAGCAGCTGGTAGTAGCGCGTCGAGGACATGTCGAACAGCTCCTTGACGGCCTGTTCCTTCGCACCGGCGTACTTCCACCACTGGCGCTCGAAGGCCAGGATCTCGCGCTCCCGGTCGGTCAACCCGTCGTCCGGCCCCTCCGCCGGCGCCAGTGCCTCTGCGGCGTCCATCTGGCTCCTCAGCCGTGTCCCGTGCGTGGGTGCCATTACATCACGTGATCTTGGTCCGGGTCGGCTCATCGGTCGGCGCGTCCGATCGGCTCGCCGTTAGGCTGCGCGTCATGGCAGTTCACCCGATCCGGATCGCCGGAGATCCCGTGCTCCACACCCCGACCCGCCCGGTCGAGGTGTTCGACGAGGCGCTGCGCACGCTGGTCGACGACATGTACGAGACGATGGCGGCGGCGAACGGTGTCGGTCTCGCGGCCAACCAGATCGGGGTCGACCTGCGGTTGTTCGTCTACGACTGCCCGGACGACCAGGGCGTCCGGCACCGGGGTGTGGTGGTGAACCCGGTGTTGGAGACGTCGGAGGTGCCGCTGGGGATGCCGGACCCGGACGACGACTTCGAGGGGTGCCTGTCGGCGCCGGGCGAGTCGTACCCGACGGGTCGGGCGGCGCGGGCGAAGGTGACCGGGTCCGACGGCGACGGGAAGCCGGTGGAGGTGGAGGGCACGGGGTTCTTCGCCCGGTGCCTGCAGCACGAGACCGATCACCTGGACGGGCTCATCTACCTGGACCGGCTGGTGGGTCGGCACAAGCGGGCGTCGAAGAGGATGTTGAAGGCCAACGGGTGGGGTGTGCCGGGCCTGTCGTGGGACCCGGCGACGTCGGAGGACCCGTTCGCGGACGACGAGGACGACTGACCGGGGCGGGCTCAAGCAGGGCGGGCTCAACCAGGGCGGGCTCAAGCGGGACAGGGGCGGGACGGGCGCTGGTCAGGCGGGGTCGGTGGCCGGTTCGCCGGGGGTGGCGCGCGCCGCGGCGGCGGTGGTGTCGTGGTGGCGCTGGGCCTTCGGCTGGTGGTCGGCGCGGGTGGGGCGCTCGGGGCGCCGCCAGGGCAGTTCGGGCAGTGACGCCAGTTCGACGTAGCCCGCGCAGCGGGCCAGTTCGGGGTAGGCGCCGGCGAGCACGGCGGCCCTGATCCGCCGCACCTGGCCGACCGTCGGCAGCTCTCCCACCAGCAGGAACGGCAGCAGCAGCCGCCACGCGCCGACGATGGCGGCACGGCCGCGGTGGGGTGCGCGCAGGGTGGCCCGCGCGACGCGCAGGGCGTGTTCGCCCGCGGTCATCGCCGCGGGGTGGCCGGTGTGGTCCCAGGACCAGCGCAGGTTGTCGGCCATGGCGCAGCGGACGCAGTCGACGGGTCCGGTGGCGAGTTCTTCGCCGCACTGGGAGCAGGCAAGCAGGGTCATGGCCCAGTCGGTGCAGGTCCAGGGGTGCAGGCCGACTTCGTCGGCGAGGACGAGTTCGGCGAGTTCGCGTTCGCCGGCGCCGCCTTCGGCGAGTTGTTCGGCGGCCAGCAGCTCCTGCCAGTCGAGCAGCCAGTACTGGTCGACGAGTTCGGCGCAGAACCGGCACCCGGGGTAGCCGCGGCCCGCGAGGTCGCCGCACGACGGGCACGGCGAGACGGCGGCGGGGCGGGCCACGCGCCGGGCGCCGGGCGGGAACGGCTGGTGATCAGCCACGCGGTGAAAGGTACGCGCAAAGGGTGGGGCTTGGCACCCGCACCTTGGCAGCGGTGGCGGGCCGTGGCTATGGTCAGGCCGACAGCCCGAGGGGCTGGACAACTCAACACACGCGGGAGCTCGCGCCACAGCGGGCTGAGAGGGTGGCTGGGACCTGCGGGGTCCCGGTGCCGCCGACCGCCTGAACCTGACCGGGTAATGCCGGCGTAGGGAGGAATGTCGTGACGGCACTTGACGACCGCTCGGTCAAGCCCAGTGTCACCACCGGGCCCGTTTCGGGCTCGCGGAAGGTCCACCGAGAGGTGGGCGATGGTGTGCGGGTGCCCTTTCGCAGGGTGGAGCTGACCAACGGCGAGCACGTCGACCTGTACGACACTTCCGGTCCGTATACCGACGAGAGCGCGACCATCGACGTCCACAGTGGACTGCCGAAGCTGCGCGAGGGCTGGGTCGCGGGTCGCGAGCCGGTGAACGGCGCGGTGACCCAGTTGGCGTACGCCAAGGCGGGGATCGTCACGCCGGAGATGCGGTTCGTGGCGGCCAGGGAGAACATGAGCCCGGAGTTCGTCCGGGACGAGGTGGCGATCGGCCGGGCGGTGATCCCGCTGAACCGCAACCACCCCGAGG
This genomic window from Saccharothrix sp. HUAS TT1 contains:
- a CDS encoding DUF3263 domain-containing protein — its product is MDAAEALAPAEGPDDGLTDREREILAFERQWWKYAGAKEQAVKELFDMSSTRYYQLLNALIEKEEALAADPMLIKRLRRSRSGRQRARAAKRLGVERR
- a CDS encoding LytR C-terminal domain-containing protein — its product is MTNPEQPAGPAHPARAAGYALIGVAVVALVIGLISLFTGGPGDDPSTAQSTPPADTSTASAGPTTAVPPGETTTPAPSSDTPQPTTGAPTTTGETPGGTPTGTPGATPGGTNAEVPPPPVDPAPKPSVRIYNNSTTQGLAGRASDDVLRAGWQVAEKGNYSQGTIPTTTVYFRPGTDEEASATELARILKARVEPRFNGIESAQPGIIVIVTNDYQGPSGKAS
- a CDS encoding peptide deformylase produces the protein MAVHPIRIAGDPVLHTPTRPVEVFDEALRTLVDDMYETMAAANGVGLAANQIGVDLRLFVYDCPDDQGVRHRGVVVNPVLETSEVPLGMPDPDDDFEGCLSAPGESYPTGRAARAKVTGSDGDGKPVEVEGTGFFARCLQHETDHLDGLIYLDRLVGRHKRASKRMLKANGWGVPGLSWDPATSEDPFADDEDD
- a CDS encoding AAA family ATPase codes for the protein MITLTVRLSPSALDTRRGVVRLHPEVLDALGLRAWDAVRLTGARVSAALAAATNGDGPPGVLLADDVTLSNLGVVEGAEVVVAPVDVAAARTVIVAGSRLASTSLTPETLRMALTGKVLTVGDAVSLLPQDLAPPPGADVSATRSKLSNAIGMTWTNELLTITSADPAGGPVAVQPSTVVGWRDGARTGDASAVPSGAGAAVGAAAGSGVGAARAWGGGQVSAGVVAGPGGGSGVGGAAVEVVVPAVPVADLVGQQEAAKRLAEWLNLTFSHPELLTRLGATPRLAALVNGPEGVGKATFVRAVAAGAGAAVVEVAAPSIAVLEANAAAQRVVDALARAQEQAPAVLLLTDVEALLPAASPPPVATVVLDALRRRPDGVALVVTSAHPEAVDPRLRVPELVDRELVLPLPDGGVRTELLRVLLRDVPVESDVDLGAVADRTPGFVAADLVALRREAALRAALRQRDVDEPRVGQADLVGALESVRPISMSTSDTLRTGGLTLDDVGDMTEVKQALTEAALWPLQYPDSFARLGVAPPRGLLLYGPPGCGKTFLVRALAGTGRLNVLSVKGAELMDKFVGESERAVRELFRRAAEAAPALVFLDEVDALAPRRGQSSDSGVSDRVVAALLTELDGVEPLRDVIVLGATNRPELVDPALLRPGRLERLVYVPPPDAEARAEILRASSRNTPLGSDVDLGSLAEELDGYSAADCAALIREAALTAMRESLSAAEVTGAHLAAARAAVRPSLDPAQLATLAAYAKSRER